One segment of Panicum virgatum strain AP13 chromosome 3K, P.virgatum_v5, whole genome shotgun sequence DNA contains the following:
- the LOC120700579 gene encoding cullin-1-like — MAGRSGGRSIWRRDGAFMQKGITKLKNILEGKPEPQFSSEDYMMLYTTIYNMCTQKPPHDYSQQLYYDKYRESFEEYITSMVSRLLISPLLL, encoded by the exons atgGCGGGCAGGAGCGGAGGACGATCGATCTGGAGGAGGGATGGGGCCTTCATGCAGAAGGGCATCACCAAGCTGAAGAACATCCTCGAGGGCAAGCCCGAGCCGCAGTTCAGCTCCGAGGACTACATGATGCTCTACAC GACGATATACAACATGTGCACGCAGAAGCCGCCGCACGACTATTCGCAGCAGCTCTACTACGACAAGTACCGCGAGTCCTTCGAGGAGTACATCACCTCCATGGTGAGCCGCCTGTTGATTTCCCCCTTGCTCTTGTGA